Part of the Paenibacillus kyungheensis genome, CGGAAGTTTTTATAGTCATTTTTAGGTAATTTCAAATGTTTTTTCTGGATTTTGGAATAAGGTTGGAATGGTGTTACAAATACAGGTTCCCATCCTTTGTCTGTCTGAGCTTCTAGACTAAAAATAACGACTTCTTTGTTTTGACCTTCGAAAGGAAAAATAGTGAATTGTACATCTGTTATTCCTTCCGCATTGATATTATCCAAAATACGTGGTGTAGAGCTAGCCACGAATGTATAAATAATATAATAATCCAGATCAGGTACAGGATCTCCTGGTTGTGGCGGTTCTGGTATAATAATCGGTGCTGCTTGCGTACTACTAGAAGGCGTTTCTGCAAAAGCAGTAGACGATTGACCTGCCAAAGCACCTACAGATGCGAGACTTAATGTTAAAGGAATAACTAAAAGATTTTTTAAGAAATGATTAGAAATTTTCATCATATCTTCCTCTCGTTATTATTATTGACTTACTGTGCATCTATTTGCTTCTATATTGCTGATCATCCTCCTTATTTTATTTGAATATAATTAACCTATTTAGTTAATTTATTCCATTTGAAATATATCATATTTAGAAATAAATGGATATAAAAAATAAAGAAATAAAGGTTATTTATTTCTGATTGAGATTCACATCACAAAAAAAGATCGCTCATAGAGCGACCCTTTTGTATTATTTCCCCACTGAAGCAATAAACTTCTCCAATGCTGTAGTATCAGCAATATTATGATTACATTCTTCATGATCTATGCAAATATACTGACCCACAGAAGCAATATTATCTGGTGATCCACTTGCTTTGATTTTTACATTAAAAAATCCTAGCTCACGATGTCGATTACAAAACATACAAAATCCTTTTTTGTTCATCGAAGTCATCTGTCCTTCAATCCCCACCATCTGATCTTGATACGGATACACGATATACAGACGATTTGTAGCAATATCTGTCCATCTTAAATACGTAGTATGTGTATAATCGATCATTTCTAGATTAGGTGTTTTGAGCTTTTTGGCTTTGGGAAATAGCTTCTGAATCTGCTTTAATGATACTTCTGGAAATGGAATCACATAAGCATCCAGTTCATCCAGATAATTTTCCAGATCATGAGTTGCTTCATAAGTAGACAACTGTTCTAACAGACTTTTTTGTTCTGGAGTTAAATGTTCAAAAGCTTGTATAACGTTCATAACAGCAGTTTCTCTAACCGTTTCTAACACTTTGCGATCGCCAACGCTACGCATCGTTTTCAACAGAAAGTCTGCCTGTTTTTTAATAAAATTTAATTGATCATTGTGAATAAATGGTGTTTGCATTGCTTTCAGCCCCTTATATTTATTAAATCATTCATAAGGTGCAAAGCCTACGTATACCCACATACGTTAAAAACCGGGCGATATCATTACATTTATCGCGCCCTACACAAAGATATGCGCCCCGTTTAGGCTTTGCGTAAGGCCTTTGTAGTGAACGAGCAATCTAGCACTGCTACCAACATTGCCACGGTATGACCCCCAATTCAATAGTATATGAAAAGTATAGCAGTAATTTGAATTTATTGACAAGTTATCGTCTAGCCTTGTTTTCAATCTACCTTCGTTTTTAATGACTTGATAATTGATCTACCAAC contains:
- a CDS encoding FusB/FusC family EF-G-binding protein, with the protein product MQTPFIHNDQLNFIKKQADFLLKTMRSVGDRKVLETVRETAVMNVIQAFEHLTPEQKSLLEQLSTYEATHDLENYLDELDAYVIPFPEVSLKQIQKLFPKAKKLKTPNLEMIDYTHTTYLRWTDIATNRLYIVYPYQDQMVGIEGQMTSMNKKGFCMFCNRHRELGFFNVKIKASGSPDNIASVGQYICIDHEECNHNIADTTALEKFIASVGK